Proteins from a genomic interval of Acipenser ruthenus chromosome 46, fAciRut3.2 maternal haplotype, whole genome shotgun sequence:
- the LOC131720972 gene encoding toll-like receptor 13, translated as MRKPMFEDIGQCPLNTLEIFSSSINLIDDSAFSDLQNLRELLVKESSIKTVHPNALMKLHALESLILEGCSLDQIPSGVLDSLTNLQVLNLRRNMLQTLPAELFKYNGKLLHINLSLNRLQTLPEGIFRLFLSTLYVNLSGNYFTCDCSLAWASFWVKSLGNTTNAEDFMCFAPVELRGKHLKDFNPICIPEYVWYILIVILGMTVLSTVAVLLYVYRWKIYYQWYLLLSKRKDTEVWENNPRFKYDAFVAYCERDFEWVIHELIPNLENNAGLPNVKLCVSDRDWDLEGNILDNVESSIQRSRRTICVISTNFLKSEWCKLEMSLAHMQLFSENRDVLVFIFLEKIPVERLSQHQKLRREMCKKSCLDWPGGETTAQKVFWEKLRSLIFKNPVVQQI; from the coding sequence ATGAGGAAGCCCATGTTTGAGGACATTGGCCAGTGCCCCCTGAATACCTTGGAAATATTTTCCTCATCCATAAACCTGATAGATGACTCTGCCTTTTCTgatctgcagaacctgagagagCTTCTGGTGAAAGAGTCCTCAATAAAAACTGTTCACCCGAATGCTTTAATGAAACTGCATGCCCTTGAGTCCTTGATCCTAGAGGGGTGTTCGCTGGACCAGATCCCATCTGGTGTCCTGGACTCCCTGACCAACCTGCAGGTTCTTAATTTAAGAAGAAACATGCTGCAGACCCTCCCAGCAGAGCTGTTCAAATACAATGGGAAGTTGCTCCACATCAACCTCAGTCTCAACCGTCTCCAGACTCTGCCCGAAGGCATCTTCAGACTCTTCCTGTCCACTCTTTACGTGAACCTCAGCGGGAACTATTTCACTTGCGACTGCAGCCTGGCCTGGGCTTCTTTCTGGGTGAAGTCCCTGGGAAACACAACCAATGCAGAGGATTTCATGTGCTTCGCCCCTGTAGAGCTTCGTGGCAAGCATTTGAAGGATTTTAATCCCATATGCATTCCTGAATATGTATGGTATATTCTCATAGTCATCCTCGGAATGACTGTCTTGTCGACTGTGGCTGTCCTGCTTTATGTGTACCGTTGGAAGATCTACTATCAGTGGTACCTGCTGTTGTCCAAGAGGAAAGACACAGAAGTCTGGGAGAACAACCCCAGGTTTAAGTATGATGCTTTTGTTGCCTACTGCGAGAGGGATTTTGAATGGGTAATCCACGAGTTGATTCCCAACCTAGAGAACAACGCCGGTCTTCCGAACGTGAAGCTGTGTGTGTCGGACAGAGACTGGGACCTGGAAGGCAACATCCTGGACAACGTGGAGAGCAGCATTCAGAGAAGCAGGAGGACCATCTGCGTGATATCCACGAACTTCCTGAAGAGTGAGTGGTGCAAGCTGGAAATGAGCCTGGCACACATGCAGCTCTTCTCAGAGAACAGAGATGTCTTGGTTTTCATATTCTTGGAGAAGATCCCTGTTGAAAGGTTGTCCCAGCACCAGAAGCTCCGCAGGGAAATGTGTAAGAAATCCTGCCTCGACTGGCCGGGAGGAGAAACAACTGCTCAGAAAGTCTTCTGGGAGAAACTCAGATCTCTCATTTTCAAAAACCCTGTGGTCCAACAaatttaa